TAGTTCCGCCCTTGAGCTGATCCTGTAGATAATCGAGGAGCGCGATGAGCCGCGGATGGATGAACTCGTCGGGGGCGGTCTTGAGGCCGAAGACCTCGTTGATCTTGTCCAAGGTCGGGAGGTCGTAATCGCCTTTCTTGTCGCGGTAGACGAAGAGGCCGCCCTTGCCGTTCTTCCGGCTTGCCATCTTGACGACGCCGTCGCCTTCGAAGAAATAGCGGGGGCCGCCCGAGCCGGCGAATAGGGAAAGGGGGACGAGCAGCAGGATGAGGAACGCAATCGACTTGATTTTCATGCCTATCGGCTAACAAATGGCATCCCCCATGACAACTCAAACCCTCGAAAAGGTCCTCAAGGTCCTCCGAAAAGAGATCAAGAAATGGAAAGTCCCGGCCGTCGGCGTCATCGCCGAGGAGGCGGTCCAGACTGAAAAAGACCGTCCCTTCGGGACCCTGGTCTCGACGATCCTGTCTTTAAGGACCAAGGACAAGGTGACGGACGCCGCGAGCCGTCGAATCTTGGCAAAGGCCCCCACGCCCCGGGCGATGCTGACACTGACGGCCCGGGAAATCGAAAAATTGATCTATCCGGTCTGTTTCTACCGCAACAAGGCCGTCAGTCTCTTGAAGACGTGCAAGATCCTCATCGATCAACACGGTGGGCGTG
The nucleotide sequence above comes from bacterium. Encoded proteins:
- the nth gene encoding endonuclease III, whose protein sequence is MTTQTLEKVLKVLRKEIKKWKVPAVGVIAEEAVQTEKDRPFGTLVSTILSLRTKDKVTDAASRRILAKAPTPRAMLTLTAREIEKLIYPVCFYRNKAVSLLKTCKILIDQHGGRVPRTMEELLALPGVGRKTANLVLTLGHDQYGICVDTHVHRITNLFGYVKTKKPDETEFALRKKLPKRHWKTYNDLLVTFGQNLCVPVSPWCSKCPVERYCGRIGLKRHR